In one Mucilaginibacter sp. PAMB04168 genomic region, the following are encoded:
- a CDS encoding glycosyltransferase family 2 protein, whose protein sequence is MIINTLSVIIPAYNEERTIHLILNKVKAVELISGIQKEVIIVNDCSKDDTEGAILRYKEANPDLPISYFKHDINKGKGAALHTGIAKATGEYLIIQDADLEYDPDEYNDLLKPVVNGFADVVYGSRFMGSNPHRILFFWHTIGNRWLTFASNMFSNLNLTDMETCYKLFNTKMLQGITLTEKRFGFEPEVTIKMSRIPHIRIYEVGISYYGRTYYEGKKIGWKDGVRAIYCILKYGLFKAN, encoded by the coding sequence ATGATCATCAACACATTATCTGTCATCATACCCGCTTACAACGAAGAGCGTACCATACACCTCATACTGAATAAAGTTAAAGCCGTTGAACTTATCAGTGGTATTCAAAAAGAAGTCATTATTGTAAATGACTGTTCGAAAGATGATACGGAAGGGGCTATACTACGTTATAAAGAAGCTAATCCCGATCTGCCCATCAGTTATTTTAAGCATGATATAAACAAGGGAAAGGGTGCGGCCTTACATACTGGAATAGCTAAAGCTACCGGTGAATATCTAATTATTCAGGATGCCGACCTTGAGTATGATCCGGATGAATACAATGATTTACTTAAGCCTGTTGTGAACGGGTTTGCTGATGTAGTTTATGGCTCCAGGTTTATGGGTAGTAACCCGCACCGCATATTATTCTTTTGGCATACCATAGGCAACCGCTGGTTAACGTTCGCCTCAAACATGTTCTCCAACCTGAACCTTACAGATATGGAAACCTGTTACAAATTGTTTAACACTAAAATGCTGCAAGGCATAACGTTAACGGAGAAACGATTTGGCTTTGAACCTGAGGTTACCATTAAAATGTCACGCATACCGCACATACGTATATATGAAGTAGGAATATCCTATTACGGCCGTACATATTATGAAGGCAAGAAAATAGGATGGAAGGACGGTGTAAGGGCAATCTATTGCATCCTCAAATACGGCCTCTTTAAAGCAAACTGA
- a CDS encoding 3'-5' exonuclease, whose amino-acid sequence MLENLDWNNVMVIDIETVPQYSSYDEVPEQFRQLWDKKTQYQRKEETAEEFYKCAGILAEFGKIICLSAGIFTKSGGFRVKSFASHDESELLRKFSEMLKGMSDKLILCGHNVKEFDIPYICRRLLINGIPLPVQLHISGKKPWEICHLDTMEMWKFGDYKNFTSLNLLAAIFGIPTPKDDIDGSMVAQVYWVDNQLDRICTYCQKDVVTTAQLLKRFKGEPLITDDQVTIVDL is encoded by the coding sequence ATGCTCGAAAATTTGGATTGGAATAATGTGATGGTGATTGATATTGAAACTGTTCCGCAGTATAGCAGTTACGATGAGGTTCCAGAACAATTTAGGCAACTGTGGGACAAGAAAACACAGTACCAGCGCAAAGAAGAAACAGCCGAAGAATTTTATAAGTGTGCCGGCATTCTCGCCGAATTTGGCAAAATCATATGTCTATCTGCCGGTATCTTTACAAAGTCAGGCGGCTTCCGTGTAAAATCATTCGCTTCACATGACGAAAGTGAGTTGTTAAGAAAGTTTTCTGAAATGCTTAAAGGCATGTCAGATAAACTCATACTTTGCGGGCACAACGTAAAGGAGTTTGATATTCCTTATATCTGCCGCCGGTTATTGATTAATGGAATTCCCCTACCCGTCCAACTGCATATCTCAGGTAAAAAACCCTGGGAAATTTGCCATCTAGATACAATGGAGATGTGGAAATTTGGCGATTACAAGAACTTTACTTCTTTAAATTTATTAGCGGCCATTTTTGGTATCCCTACCCCTAAAGATGACATAGACGGCAGCATGGTGGCGCAGGTTTATTGGGTTGACAATCAGCTTGATCGCATTTGCACTTATTGCCAAAAGGATGTGGTGACTACAGCGCAGTTGCTCAAAAGGTTTAAAGGCGAACCGCTGATCACTGATGACCAAGTCACGATTGTAGACCTGTAA
- a CDS encoding ABC transporter ATP-binding protein, with product MLQINNLHVSFRTSDGWFEAVKGISLSIEKGRTLGIVGESGSGKSVTSLAIMRLLESRHTQIKGDIVFDGINIAQASEKEMRVLRGNRIAMIFQEPMTSLNPVISCGDQITEAIQLHRKLDKHEARQQAINLFKEVQLPRPESMIDSYPHQLSGGQRQRVMIAMALSCNPDLLIADEPTTALDVTVQKTIIDLLLKLKAERNMSLLFISHDLGVVSQIADELLVMYKGNVVEQGPVKNIFTNPNHPYTQGLLACRPSANLNLKSLPTISDFLNVDGNGELKSTGLSVSAVKENFSYNQFDIHERKQLLYKQEPILKVNDLCTWFPVSSGWFSSSKKYIKAVSNVNFEVYPGETLGLVGESGSGKTTLGRSILRLIQPTSGSVTYKGTNLLNLRPNELRHMRRQMQIIFQDPYSSLNPRLTIGQLLMEPMQVHGLHENNTQRRQKAIELLERVSLLPEHFNRYPHEFSGGQRQRVVIARALALEPQFIICDESVSALDVSVQAQILNLLRDLQKDLGLTYIFISHDLSVIRHISDRIMVINKGEIQEISDADELFINPKTPYTQKLIASIPQIVIPS from the coding sequence ATGCTTCAAATTAACAACCTGCATGTAAGTTTTCGTACATCCGATGGATGGTTTGAGGCAGTAAAAGGTATTTCTTTGTCAATAGAAAAAGGGCGCACACTGGGCATTGTAGGTGAATCCGGCTCGGGTAAATCAGTTACTTCGTTAGCAATAATGCGCCTGCTCGAAAGTAGGCATACACAAATAAAAGGTGATATTGTATTTGATGGCATAAACATCGCTCAAGCATCAGAAAAAGAAATGCGCGTGTTGCGTGGTAACCGCATTGCCATGATTTTTCAGGAACCTATGACCTCCTTAAACCCCGTGATTAGTTGTGGTGACCAAATAACCGAAGCCATACAATTACACCGAAAGCTTGACAAACATGAGGCCCGGCAACAAGCTATCAACTTGTTTAAAGAAGTACAGCTTCCACGCCCGGAGAGTATGATTGATAGCTATCCGCATCAACTATCCGGTGGGCAGCGGCAGCGGGTTATGATCGCAATGGCATTATCCTGCAATCCTGATCTGCTTATTGCTGATGAACCTACTACAGCACTTGATGTAACCGTACAAAAAACGATAATTGACTTACTGTTGAAATTGAAGGCGGAGCGCAATATGAGCTTGCTTTTTATTTCGCATGACCTTGGTGTGGTTAGCCAAATAGCTGATGAGCTGTTAGTAATGTACAAGGGCAATGTGGTTGAACAAGGGCCGGTAAAAAACATATTCACCAATCCCAACCACCCGTATACCCAAGGTTTGCTTGCTTGCCGGCCTTCGGCCAATCTCAACTTAAAGAGCCTGCCTACTATCAGCGATTTTTTAAACGTTGATGGTAATGGTGAGCTTAAAAGCACCGGGCTTTCGGTAAGTGCCGTGAAAGAAAATTTTTCTTATAACCAGTTTGACATACATGAGCGTAAGCAATTGTTATACAAGCAGGAACCTATTCTCAAAGTAAATGATCTATGTACTTGGTTCCCCGTTAGCTCCGGTTGGTTTTCTTCTTCAAAAAAATATATCAAGGCTGTAAGTAATGTAAATTTTGAAGTATATCCCGGCGAAACTCTAGGCTTAGTTGGCGAGTCCGGCAGTGGTAAAACCACGCTTGGCCGAAGTATTTTAAGGCTAATACAACCCACTTCAGGCAGCGTAACCTATAAAGGAACTAACCTGCTCAACTTAAGGCCAAACGAATTGCGGCATATGCGGCGCCAAATGCAGATCATCTTTCAGGACCCTTACTCCTCTTTAAATCCACGCTTAACCATTGGGCAGTTGCTGATGGAACCTATGCAGGTACATGGCCTGCATGAAAATAATACACAAAGGCGTCAAAAGGCTATTGAACTTTTGGAAAGGGTGAGTCTCCTGCCCGAGCATTTTAACCGTTATCCGCACGAATTTTCGGGCGGGCAGCGCCAGCGCGTGGTTATTGCAAGAGCACTGGCCTTAGAACCTCAATTCATCATTTGCGATGAGTCGGTGTCTGCGCTGGATGTTTCTGTACAAGCGCAGATTTTGAACTTGCTACGCGATCTGCAAAAAGATTTGGGTCTTACCTATATCTTTATTTCGCATGACCTATCGGTTATACGACACATCTCTGACCGTATCATGGTCATCAACAAAGGAGAAATTCAGGAGATTTCAGATGCGGACGAGCTGTTTATTAATCCTAAAACACCTTATACACAGAAGCTTATTGCGTCTATTCCTCAAATCGTTATCCCATCTTAA
- the rnr gene encoding ribonuclease R: MAKKKNISSSVKQVLTQLVLDVFEQNAKEALNYKQVSSKLNVREPEARETILEILKEEAKKNVLQEVSPGKFKVLELKTFVEGKVDMTNDGSAFIVTDDEFENDIYVAPRKLRNALHGDRVKVYVYAKSKGKRKEGEVVDIIQRAKMEFTGIVKLSERFAFFVPDDRKMLHDIFIPLSDLNGAKNGMKAVAAITDWPPEAKNPVGRIKTILGTQGENDTEMNAILAEYGFPLSFPAEVEQEAEAISEDITAEEIDKRRDFRDVLTFTIDPFDAKDFDDALSFKKLENGNFEIGIHIADVSHYIIPDSALDKEAYDRGTSVYLVDRVIPMLPERLSNGLCSLRPHEDKLCFAAVFEMNDEGHVLDQWFGKTIIHSDRRFTYEEVQEVIETSEGDYVEEIHQLNAIAYKLREQKFKHGAISFESTEVKFKLDEKGKPVGVYVKERKDAHKLIEDYMLLANRKVAEFVNKKGKGKKKYAFVYRAHDAPNPETLGNFAQFAARFGYRINMKSDREIAKSLNHLMHDVEGKKEQNVLTQLAIRSMAKAIYTTKSSSHYGLAFDHYTHFTSPIRRYPDVMVHRLLFHYLNGGEAVNAEHYEALSKHSSEMEKKAADAERSSVKYKQAEYLQDNIGSEYTGVISGVTEWGMYVQITENNCEGMVRLRDISDDFYTLDEKNYAIIGQRKKKVYQLGDEVRIKVKNVDLTKKQIDFSLVLD, translated from the coding sequence ATGGCCAAAAAGAAAAACATCAGTTCATCAGTTAAACAAGTACTTACACAACTTGTGCTGGATGTATTTGAGCAAAATGCCAAAGAGGCACTTAACTACAAACAGGTATCATCTAAATTGAACGTACGCGAGCCAGAAGCTCGTGAAACTATATTAGAAATTTTAAAAGAAGAAGCTAAGAAAAACGTCTTACAGGAAGTGTCTCCAGGTAAATTCAAAGTGCTGGAGCTTAAAACTTTCGTAGAGGGTAAGGTTGATATGACCAACGATGGATCGGCCTTTATTGTAACCGACGATGAGTTTGAGAATGACATCTATGTAGCTCCCCGTAAGCTACGCAATGCACTACATGGTGACCGCGTAAAAGTATATGTGTATGCCAAGAGCAAAGGCAAGCGTAAAGAAGGCGAGGTTGTGGATATTATACAACGTGCCAAGATGGAATTTACCGGCATTGTAAAGTTATCTGAACGATTTGCTTTTTTTGTACCCGATGACCGTAAGATGTTGCATGATATCTTTATACCGCTAAGCGATTTAAACGGTGCAAAAAACGGCATGAAAGCCGTTGCAGCTATTACCGATTGGCCACCTGAAGCTAAAAATCCGGTTGGCCGCATCAAAACAATCTTAGGTACACAGGGCGAGAACGATACGGAGATGAACGCTATCCTGGCAGAATATGGTTTTCCGCTGTCTTTCCCTGCCGAGGTCGAACAGGAAGCCGAGGCTATCTCAGAAGACATAACAGCCGAAGAGATAGACAAGCGCAGGGATTTTAGAGATGTACTGACCTTTACTATTGACCCATTTGATGCCAAAGATTTTGACGATGCGTTATCTTTTAAAAAGCTCGAAAACGGCAACTTCGAGATAGGTATTCACATTGCTGACGTATCGCATTATATTATTCCGGATTCTGCTCTTGACAAAGAAGCTTATGACCGTGGCACCTCTGTTTACCTGGTTGACCGCGTGATACCCATGTTGCCTGAGCGCTTGTCAAACGGACTGTGCTCGCTGCGTCCGCATGAAGATAAGCTTTGCTTTGCAGCCGTATTTGAAATGAATGACGAAGGTCATGTGCTTGACCAATGGTTTGGTAAAACTATCATCCACTCCGACCGCCGTTTTACGTATGAAGAAGTGCAGGAAGTGATAGAAACCAGCGAGGGAGATTATGTAGAAGAGATACACCAGCTTAATGCAATAGCCTATAAGTTGCGTGAGCAAAAGTTTAAACATGGCGCTATCAGCTTTGAAAGTACCGAGGTTAAATTCAAGCTTGATGAAAAAGGGAAGCCTGTTGGAGTTTATGTTAAGGAACGCAAAGATGCCCATAAGTTGATTGAAGACTATATGTTACTGGCCAACCGTAAAGTAGCCGAGTTTGTGAACAAAAAAGGTAAAGGCAAAAAGAAATACGCTTTTGTATATCGCGCACACGATGCACCTAACCCCGAAACCTTAGGCAACTTTGCGCAATTTGCGGCCCGCTTTGGTTACCGCATAAACATGAAGTCGGACCGTGAGATAGCCAAATCACTCAATCACCTGATGCATGATGTAGAAGGCAAAAAGGAGCAAAATGTACTGACACAGCTGGCCATACGTTCTATGGCTAAAGCTATTTATACCACCAAAAGCAGCAGCCACTATGGATTGGCTTTTGACCATTACACGCACTTCACGTCGCCTATACGCCGTTATCCCGATGTGATGGTGCACCGGTTGTTATTTCATTATTTAAACGGTGGCGAGGCTGTAAATGCAGAGCACTATGAAGCGCTCAGTAAGCACAGCTCAGAAATGGAAAAGAAAGCTGCTGATGCCGAACGCTCTTCGGTTAAATACAAACAGGCCGAGTATCTACAGGATAATATCGGTAGTGAATACACAGGTGTGATTTCGGGCGTTACCGAGTGGGGAATGTACGTGCAGATTACCGAAAATAACTGTGAAGGCATGGTACGGCTTCGCGACATATCTGATGACTTTTATACCTTAGATGAAAAAAACTATGCTATCATTGGTCAACGGAAAAAGAAGGTTTATCAACTGGGCGACGAAGTCCGGATTAAAGTCAAGAACGTAGATCTCACTAAAAAGCAAATTGATTTCTCACTGGTGCTTGACTAA
- a CDS encoding polyprenyl synthetase family protein, whose translation MNTLKDLQLLIEEAVNNLSYPTDPAELYDPITYILSVGGKRMRPALLLMACDLFGGDVRAAVQPALAIEVFHNFTLVHDDIMDNAPLRRGKVTVHEKWNPNVAILSGDVMLVEAYKLIMQVEDSILRDVLKIFSNTAVGVCEGQQLDMNFEQVEHVAIEAYLNMIKLKTAVLLGGALKIGALIGGASKADADLLCTFGEQLGTAFQLQDDILDVYGDPEKFGKQVGGDIISNKKTYLLIKALELAGSNEIEELNRWINRDDFDAAEKVKAVTNIYNQLNIRMYAEQAMQDFANKAFEALDQISLSNDRKQYLRDFADGLMIREK comes from the coding sequence ATGAATACATTAAAAGATTTACAGTTACTCATAGAGGAAGCAGTTAATAACCTCTCCTATCCTACTGATCCCGCTGAATTATACGATCCTATTACCTACATTCTGTCGGTAGGCGGCAAGCGTATGCGACCTGCTCTACTTTTAATGGCATGCGACCTTTTTGGCGGCGATGTTAGGGCTGCTGTTCAGCCAGCACTTGCCATCGAGGTGTTTCACAACTTTACCCTGGTACATGATGACATTATGGACAATGCCCCCTTACGCCGTGGCAAAGTAACTGTACACGAAAAGTGGAACCCTAATGTGGCTATTCTATCGGGCGATGTAATGTTGGTTGAGGCCTATAAACTGATTATGCAGGTTGAAGATTCAATCTTGCGCGACGTATTGAAGATTTTCAGTAATACAGCTGTAGGCGTTTGCGAAGGGCAGCAACTGGATATGAACTTCGAGCAAGTAGAACATGTGGCTATTGAGGCTTATCTTAACATGATTAAGTTAAAAACAGCTGTATTACTGGGCGGCGCTCTTAAAATCGGGGCACTGATTGGTGGAGCCAGCAAAGCTGATGCCGACCTGCTATGTACCTTTGGTGAACAATTAGGTACTGCGTTTCAGCTACAGGATGACATTTTAGATGTATACGGCGATCCGGAGAAATTTGGCAAGCAGGTAGGCGGCGATATCATCTCTAATAAAAAGACTTATTTGCTAATTAAGGCGCTGGAGTTAGCAGGAAGTAATGAGATAGAAGAATTAAACCGCTGGATAAATAGGGATGACTTCGACGCTGCGGAAAAGGTAAAGGCTGTTACCAATATTTATAATCAGCTAAATATTAGAATGTATGCCGAACAGGCCATGCAAGACTTTGCTAACAAAGCATTCGAGGCGTTAGATCAGATCAGTTTATCAAATGACCGCAAACAATACCTTCGTGATTTCGCAGACGGCTTAATGATACGAGAAAAATAA
- a CDS encoding energy transducer TonB, with amino-acid sequence MMKRLILSTLFILSFSGIKAQSTSPVVSQSDSIYLQTDKAPEFVGGQKKLNRYLVKTLRYPAYAVEHNIQGTVVLQTIVEKDGSFTQLRIKTSASTDLNAEALRVIAQSPKWVPAQKDGKIVRAYHEIPVVFTLAN; translated from the coding sequence ATGATGAAACGTTTGATATTATCCACCCTATTTATCCTTTCTTTTAGCGGTATTAAAGCGCAAAGTACTAGCCCGGTAGTAAGCCAAAGCGATAGTATTTACTTACAAACCGACAAAGCTCCTGAATTTGTAGGCGGACAAAAGAAATTGAATAGGTATCTAGTTAAAACGCTACGTTACCCGGCTTATGCTGTAGAACACAACATACAAGGCACAGTCGTTTTACAAACTATTGTAGAAAAGGATGGTAGCTTTACTCAGCTAAGGATCAAAACCAGCGCATCTACTGACTTAAACGCTGAAGCTTTAAGAGTAATCGCGCAATCGCCAAAGTGGGTGCCTGCGCAAAAAGACGGAAAGATAGTTCGCGCTTATCATGAAATACCGGTTGTATTTACTTTAGCTAACTAG
- the rpmA gene encoding 50S ribosomal protein L27, which produces MAHKKGAGSSKNGRESHSKRLGIKIFGGQPAIAGNIIVRQRGTRHNPGQNVGIGRDHTLFALIDGQVVFKKKADNRSYVSVLPYQGSEVAAETKPVVNVQTEAAAVAAPTTNGKAKKAAAPVEEEAPKAETATEGDEVVA; this is translated from the coding sequence ATGGCTCACAAAAAAGGTGCGGGTAGTTCCAAAAACGGCCGCGAATCGCATAGTAAACGCTTAGGTATCAAGATTTTCGGTGGTCAGCCTGCAATTGCTGGTAATATCATCGTTCGTCAGCGTGGTACACGTCATAACCCAGGTCAAAACGTAGGTATTGGTCGCGACCATACTTTATTCGCTTTGATAGACGGTCAGGTAGTTTTCAAAAAGAAAGCTGATAATCGTTCTTACGTATCAGTATTACCTTACCAAGGTTCTGAAGTAGCTGCTGAAACTAAACCGGTAGTAAACGTACAAACTGAAGCTGCTGCTGTAGCTGCTCCTACTACTAACGGAAAAGCGAAGAAAGCTGCTGCTCCTGTTGAAGAAGAAGCCCCTAAAGCTGAAACTGCTACTGAAGGTGATGAAGTTGTTGCCTAG
- the rplU gene encoding 50S ribosomal protein L21 → MYAIVDIAGQQFKVAKDQQIFVHRLQGDEGASIEFDKVLLAENEGKFSLGSALQGAKVSATIVSHVKGEKVLVFKKKRRKGYKKKNGHRQQFTKIAITGITL, encoded by the coding sequence ATGTACGCAATAGTAGATATAGCCGGACAGCAATTTAAAGTTGCAAAAGACCAGCAAATCTTTGTACACCGCTTACAGGGAGATGAGGGCGCTAGTATTGAATTTGACAAAGTATTGTTAGCTGAAAACGAAGGTAAATTTTCGTTAGGTAGTGCCTTACAAGGTGCTAAAGTATCAGCAACAATTGTGTCTCATGTAAAAGGTGAAAAAGTTCTGGTTTTCAAAAAGAAACGCAGAAAAGGTTACAAAAAGAAAAACGGTCACCGTCAGCAATTTACCAAAATTGCAATCACAGGCATTACTTTATAA
- a CDS encoding dicarboxylate/amino acid:cation symporter, producing the protein MKQSKLTLFIFIALVAGVITGYLYNIKVINVYNSNIAVADARVKAIDTRLVKLTDTTVTEYANLKTERATVVKQRKADDTTREDKLVGFSILSDIFLRLIKMIVAPLVFTTLVVGVAKVGDIGAVGRIGGKTMVWFISATLVSLLLGMMLVNFFKPGETMHIPLPDSHLSTGIQKTALSLRDFISHVFPKSFVEAMANNEILQIVVFALFFGVATGAIGEKGEVVVKAMDAIAHVILKITGYVMLVAPLAVFGAITAVVARQGLGILSTYAVFIGEFYFSLVVLWLVILLAGFLVLRKRALTLVNRIKDAMLIAFSTSTSEAAYPRILMELERFGCNNKIVSFVLPLGYSFNLDGSMMYMTFASLFLAQSYGIHLAFGQQLSMLLVLMLTSKGIAGVPRASLVVIAGTISMFNIPEAGLALLIGIDPLLDMGRSATNVLGNAMATAVVSKWEGELKS; encoded by the coding sequence ATGAAACAAAGTAAACTTACCCTTTTTATTTTTATTGCCTTAGTTGCGGGTGTAATAACCGGATACTTGTACAATATCAAAGTTATAAATGTTTACAACAGCAACATTGCCGTTGCTGACGCCCGTGTTAAAGCCATTGATACCCGCTTGGTTAAGCTTACTGATACCACTGTAACTGAATACGCAAATCTAAAAACTGAACGCGCTACCGTTGTAAAGCAGCGTAAAGCCGATGATACTACACGGGAAGATAAATTGGTAGGCTTTAGCATATTGAGTGATATATTCCTGAGATTGATTAAAATGATTGTAGCTCCGTTGGTTTTTACCACACTAGTAGTTGGTGTAGCCAAGGTGGGCGATATAGGTGCAGTAGGGCGTATAGGTGGTAAAACTATGGTTTGGTTTATCAGCGCTACACTGGTTTCATTGTTATTGGGTATGATGCTGGTGAACTTTTTTAAACCGGGCGAGACTATGCATATCCCACTACCTGATAGCCACTTAAGTACCGGAATCCAAAAAACCGCTTTATCTCTTCGCGATTTTATTAGCCACGTATTTCCTAAGAGCTTTGTGGAAGCAATGGCTAACAATGAGATATTACAGATTGTGGTGTTTGCCTTGTTTTTTGGTGTAGCAACCGGTGCCATTGGCGAAAAAGGCGAAGTAGTAGTTAAAGCAATGGATGCCATTGCACATGTTATATTAAAGATTACCGGCTATGTAATGCTGGTGGCCCCTTTGGCTGTGTTTGGAGCTATTACTGCTGTTGTAGCCAGGCAGGGTTTGGGGATATTATCAACCTATGCTGTGTTTATTGGCGAGTTTTATTTCTCGTTAGTGGTATTGTGGCTGGTTATATTGTTGGCTGGCTTTTTGGTGTTGCGGAAACGGGCCCTTACACTGGTTAACCGAATTAAGGACGCCATGCTCATTGCTTTTAGTACCTCAACCAGCGAGGCGGCCTACCCGCGTATATTAATGGAATTGGAACGCTTTGGTTGCAATAACAAAATTGTAAGTTTTGTATTGCCACTAGGTTACTCTTTTAACCTCGATGGTTCTATGATGTACATGACGTTTGCCTCCTTATTCCTGGCGCAATCATACGGTATACATCTGGCTTTTGGTCAGCAGCTGTCTATGCTATTGGTGCTTATGCTAACCAGTAAGGGTATAGCCGGCGTACCACGTGCATCACTGGTGGTTATTGCGGGTACCATATCCATGTTTAACATTCCGGAGGCTGGTTTAGCGCTGCTTATTGGTATTGACCCTTTGTTGGATATGGGCCGTTCGGCTACCAACGTTTTAGGTAATGCTATGGCTACAGCAGTGGTGAGCAAATGGGAGGGAGAGCTAAAGAGCTAA
- a CDS encoding RNA polymerase sigma factor has translation MADKDAAFRQIFESNSKKIYRLCYGYTGDEDAAHDLLQETFVKVWQNLDKFRNTAMISTWIYRIAVNTCLTYLRSEKRQAKEELTPQLAETRKEELSEKNEQVALLYKCIAKLEESERIIITMVLDELPYPEIADISGISEGNLRVKIHRIKQKLTDLYNQYERL, from the coding sequence GTGGCTGATAAAGATGCTGCCTTTAGGCAGATATTTGAATCGAACTCAAAAAAGATATACCGTTTGTGCTACGGTTACACCGGTGACGAGGATGCGGCGCATGACCTGCTACAGGAGACTTTTGTAAAGGTTTGGCAAAACCTTGATAAGTTTCGCAATACCGCCATGATATCTACCTGGATATACCGCATTGCTGTAAACACCTGTTTAACGTACCTGCGGTCTGAAAAACGCCAGGCTAAGGAAGAATTAACTCCGCAACTGGCCGAAACCCGTAAAGAAGAACTATCAGAAAAAAACGAACAAGTGGCTTTGTTGTATAAATGTATAGCCAAGCTCGAAGAATCAGAAAGAATAATCATTACAATGGTGCTTGATGAATTGCCCTACCCGGAGATCGCTGACATCTCAGGAATATCCGAAGGAAATCTGCGAGTGAAAATTCATCGTATTAAACAAAAGCTAACCGATTTATATAATCAATATGAAAGACTTTGA
- a CDS encoding GNAT family N-acetyltransferase: protein MADSIQLEKLSADEAGALSAISRETFFAAFYHLNNADDMEAYAANAFNIDTLKDEINTPGSVFYFARFDREVVGFIKLNTGNAQHEFKRENSLEVERLYVLAKYQGRQIGQQLLRFALEQAHALSCRFIWLGVWEHNVNAIRLYERLGFEHCGSHSFMLGNDQQTDLLMRKVLR, encoded by the coding sequence ATGGCCGACTCCATACAACTTGAAAAACTATCTGCCGACGAGGCAGGAGCCTTATCGGCTATAAGTCGTGAAACTTTTTTTGCAGCTTTTTATCATTTGAATAATGCAGATGATATGGAAGCTTATGCAGCTAATGCCTTCAATATTGATACACTTAAAGATGAAATAAACACGCCTGGCTCTGTATTTTACTTTGCCAGGTTTGATAGAGAAGTTGTAGGTTTCATAAAACTCAATACAGGGAACGCCCAACACGAATTTAAACGGGAGAACAGCCTCGAAGTTGAACGCCTTTATGTGCTGGCTAAGTACCAGGGCAGGCAAATTGGACAACAACTGCTAAGGTTTGCTTTAGAACAGGCTCATGCCTTAAGTTGCCGCTTTATATGGCTTGGTGTATGGGAACACAACGTGAACGCTATTCGCCTGTATGAGCGTCTGGGTTTCGAGCATTGTGGCAGTCATAGTTTTATGTTAGGGAATGACCAGCAAACCGATTTGTTGATGAGAAAGGTATTGCGTTAG